A genomic region of Salvelinus alpinus chromosome 12, SLU_Salpinus.1, whole genome shotgun sequence contains the following coding sequences:
- the LOC139535944 gene encoding citrate synthase, mitochondrial isoform X2 gives MIYGGMRGMKGLVYETSVLDADEGIRFRGYSIPECQQLLPKAPGGAEPLPEGLFWLLVTGQVPTEEQVNWLSKEWAKRAALPSHVVTMLDNFPTNLHPMSQFSSAITALNSESSFARAYSEGVNKAMYWEFVYEDSMDLIAKLPCVAAKIYRNLYREGSSIGAIDSSLDWSHNFTNMLGYSDATFTELMRLYLTIHSDHEGGNVSAHTSHLVGSALSDPYLSFSAAMNGLAGPLHGLANQEVLVWLTALQKEMGGEVSDEAMRDYIWNTLKSGRVVPGYGHAVLRKTDPRYTCQQEFAFKHLPDDPMFKLVHQLYKIVPNVLLEQGKAKNPWPNVDAHSGVLLQYYGMTEMNYYTVLFGVSRALGVLAQLIWSRALGFPLERPKSMSTDGLMNLVGANKSG, from the exons GGAATTCGTTTCCGTGGCTACAGCATTCCGGAGTGCCAGCAGCTGTTGCCCAAGGCTCCAGGAGGTGCCGAGCCATTGCCCGAAGGTCTGTTCTGGCTGCTGGTGACAGGCCAGGTGCCCACAGAGGAACAG GTGAACTGGCTGTCCAAGGAGTGGGCCAAGCGTGCAGCTCTTCCCTCCCACGTGGTCACCATGCTGGATAACTTCCCCACCAACCTCCACCCCATGTCTCAGTTCAGCTCCGCCATCACAGCTCTGAACAGTGAGAGTAGCTTCGCCCGGGCCTACTCCGAGGGAGTCAACAAGGCCATGTACTGGGAG TTTGTCTATGAAGACTCCATGGATCTGATCGCTAAACTGCCATGCGTTGCAGCCAAGATTTACCGCAACCTTTACCGTGAGGGCAGCAGCATCGGCGCCATCGACTCCAGTCTGGACTGGTCCCACAACTTCACCAACATGCTGGGCTACAGTGATGCCACGTTCACTGAGCTCATGCGCCTGTACCTCACCATCCACAG TGACCATGAGGGTGGTAATGTGAGTGCTCACACCAGCCACTTAGTGGGCAGTGCCCTGTCTGACCCCTACCTGTCCTTCAGCGCAGCTATGAACGGATTGGCCGGACCTCTTCATGGACTGGctaaccag GAGGTGCTGGTATGGCTGACGGCCCTGCagaaggagatgggaggagaggtgtCTGACGAGGCCATGAGAGACTACATCTGGAACACCCTCAAGTCTGGAAGG GTGGTTCCAGGTTACGGCCATGCCGTCCTGAGGAAGACAGACCCCAGGTACACCTGCCAGCAGGAGTTTGCCTTCAAGCACCTGCCCGATGACCCCATGTTCAAACTGGTGCACCAACTCTACAAGATCGTGCCCAACGTGCTGCTGGAGCAGGGCAAGGCCAAGAACCCCTGGCCCAACGTGGACGCCCACAGTGGAGTGCTGCTGCAG TACTATGGGATGACAGAGATGAACTACTACACGGTGCTGTTCGGCGTGTCCCGAGCCCTGGGGGTGCTGGCCCAGCTGATCTGGAGCCGAGCCCTGGGCTTCCCCCTGGAACGCCCAAAGTCCATGAGCACGGACGGACTCATGAACCTGGTGGGGGCCAACAAATCCGGGTAA